Part of the Staphylococcus succinus genome, ACCAAAAGATTGCAAATTTTCAATTTGTCTATCCAAATTTTGATCAACGGTAGAAACTCTTGCATATCCAACTATCATTTTTAACACCCTTTCTCATACACCCTAATCATACAAACGAATGTAGCATGTCAATTTACTTGCTATATGAGAATTTTTTAACTTTATAAATAAGAAAGAGAAGTACAAATATTAGTTGTACTTCTCTTTCTTATTTATAAAACAATTTGAATAATCGCAATAATAATTAAAATACTGATGATCCACTTTTGTACAAAACTAGGGACTTTTTTACCTAATTTTAAACCTAACGGAGCGAAAATAATACTCCCTATTATTAAAAATAACGCATCTTCTAAAGGAATGTAACCTTGTATAAGTTTAATGATAAAGGCGCCAATTGAAGATATAAAAGCAATTACTATACTATTAGCAACCACCGTATTCATTGGTAATTTGAATAAAACTAATAATATAGGAATAATAATAAAGGCGCCGCCTGCTCCAACTATACCCGAAATGATGCCAACAAAAAGACCCACAATAACCAATAAAGGCTTATTAAAGGAAGATTGGTCTGAACTAGGTTTTACGTTAATAAACATTAATATTAATGCAAGTAAAGCAATGATAATATACACCATATTTACAAATGTAGCATCAAATAAATTTGCTAGCAAAGCCCCTAACATGCTCCCTATAATCATACCTCCTCCCATATAAAGGACCAACTGGGGTGAGAATTCTGGTTTTTTTCTTGCTTTCAAAGAGCCACTTAAGGTACTGAAAAAGACTTGGCTAGAAGTAAGTCCTGATGCGATATACGCGCTATATGCAGGAGCCCCAAATAGTGGCGGTAACAATAAAATGGCTGGGTAAATAATAATAGCGCC contains:
- a CDS encoding sulfite exporter TauE/SafE family protein — encoded protein: MDIINIIIMLLIGVFGGFISGLVGIGGAIIIYPAILLLPPLFGAPAYSAYIASGLTSSQVFFSTLSGSLKARKKPEFSPQLVLYMGGGMIIGSMLGALLANLFDATFVNMVYIIIALLALILMFINVKPSSDQSSFNKPLLVIVGLFVGIISGIVGAGGAFIIIPILLVLFKLPMNTVVANSIVIAFISSIGAFIIKLIQGYIPLEDALFLIIGSIIFAPLGLKLGKKVPSFVQKWIISILIIIAIIQIVL